One window from the genome of Acinetobacter sp. LoGeW2-3 encodes:
- a CDS encoding mechanosensitive ion channel encodes MNEYMRGPGGYDAMYYWEQFHPILSAVAILLIGWVIALLVSAGVKKVLQKLGTNERLSHATGHRSNIENIITRIVFWLILIMAVIGALNVLNLTNVSGPFSNMIQRFLLFIPQLLAAIAVGFIGWIVANLVKVGLQKLLDRTQLDEKLSSEIGVKPLSENISEIIYWLILLLFLPIVLSILGLSGLLYPVQNMVNDVVGYLPNIFIAGVIIFVGYILAKIVRGIVEGLLRSLNVQQQAEKVGIFKNSNVPQVIGSFIFAVVIITALIIAFEALGIEAISQPATAMLYEVMNAIPNIIAAALILILAYVVSKLVAKLVTEVLAGTGVDEVPAKLDLQRFLGTTKISHVVGCLIILFTMLFAVSEAANRLGFEQVSSLIAMFIYFGANILLGAVILVIGFWLANVVANVVQRGEYNSSRWLANLVRVLIMGLVVAMGLRAMGIADSIVNLAFGLTLGAVAVAFALAFGLGGRQPAERVLTDLIDKAKREAKEPNPVKNDTDIMTAAFGSGNATSATGSTATTGANIVPTPGQSNDDNAPMSTDLSNTTPASLTTAPQADEASGIDQVTPDIDQAVPDSLDVDPTHPPANNPFGSTGEDEPNIDSHPKKDDPN; translated from the coding sequence ATGAATGAATATATGAGAGGCCCAGGCGGTTATGATGCCATGTACTATTGGGAGCAGTTCCATCCCATATTAAGTGCAGTGGCGATCCTGCTAATAGGCTGGGTCATTGCATTACTGGTCTCTGCAGGCGTAAAAAAAGTTCTGCAAAAACTCGGAACCAATGAACGGCTTAGCCATGCGACTGGCCATCGTTCCAATATTGAAAATATCATTACGCGAATTGTCTTCTGGTTAATCCTGATTATGGCAGTCATTGGTGCACTGAATGTGCTGAATCTCACCAATGTCAGCGGACCGTTCAGTAACATGATTCAGCGCTTCCTGTTGTTTATCCCTCAATTGCTTGCCGCGATTGCAGTCGGATTCATTGGTTGGATTGTCGCCAATCTGGTCAAGGTTGGGCTGCAAAAGCTGCTTGATCGCACGCAACTGGATGAAAAACTCAGTTCAGAAATCGGTGTAAAACCACTCAGCGAAAATATCAGTGAAATTATTTACTGGCTGATTCTACTGTTATTCCTGCCAATCGTGCTCTCGATCCTTGGTTTAAGCGGTCTGCTTTATCCAGTTCAGAACATGGTGAATGATGTTGTCGGTTATCTGCCAAATATCTTCATTGCAGGCGTGATCATTTTTGTCGGTTATATTCTGGCAAAAATCGTTCGTGGCATTGTAGAAGGTTTACTGCGTAGTCTGAATGTGCAGCAACAGGCAGAGAAGGTCGGCATCTTCAAGAACTCGAATGTTCCTCAGGTGATCGGTTCCTTCATCTTTGCTGTAGTTATCATTACAGCGTTGATCATTGCCTTTGAAGCACTCGGAATTGAGGCGATTTCACAGCCTGCGACTGCAATGCTGTACGAAGTAATGAACGCCATTCCAAACATCATAGCCGCAGCCCTGATTCTGATTTTGGCTTATGTCGTGTCGAAACTGGTTGCGAAGCTGGTGACTGAAGTTCTGGCAGGCACAGGTGTCGATGAAGTTCCGGCTAAACTGGATCTGCAACGTTTTCTGGGTACCACTAAAATTTCTCATGTGGTCGGTTGCCTGATCATTCTGTTTACCATGCTGTTTGCTGTGTCTGAAGCGGCGAACCGTCTTGGCTTTGAACAGGTGAGTAGCCTGATTGCGATGTTCATCTACTTCGGTGCGAACATCCTGCTTGGTGCGGTGATTCTTGTAATTGGCTTCTGGCTGGCGAATGTGGTTGCGAATGTGGTGCAGCGCGGTGAATACAACAGTTCACGCTGGTTAGCCAATCTGGTTCGTGTCCTGATTATGGGCCTTGTAGTTGCCATGGGCTTACGTGCCATGGGCATTGCCGATTCGATCGTCAACCTGGCATTTGGTCTGACTCTGGGCGCAGTAGCTGTAGCGTTTGCGCTGGCATTCGGTCTCGGTGGTCGTCAGCCGGCAGAACGTGTGCTAACTGATCTGATTGATAAAGCCAAACGCGAAGCCAAAGAGCCAAATCCTGTGAAAAATGATACCGATATCATGACAGCAGCTTTTGGTTCAGGTAATGCAACTTCAGCAACTGGTTCAACTGCAACAACAGGAGCGAATATCGTGCCTACTCCAGGTCAATCTAATGATGACAATGCACCAATGAGTACTGACTTATCCAATACTACTCCTGCATCACTCACTACTGCACCGCAGGCTGATGAAGCATCAGGTATTGATCAGGTTACGCCAGATATAGATCAAGCCGTACCAGATTCACTCGACGTCGATCCGACTCATCCACCAGCCAATAATCCATTTGGCTCTACCGGTGAAGATGAACCGAATATCGATAGTCATCCTAAAAAAGATGACCCGAATTAA
- a CDS encoding NAD(P)/FAD-dependent oxidoreductase, with protein MSSKQYDVLVIGAGASGLMTAYMAAQRGRRVVVVEKANKVGKKILMSGGGKCNFTNLYVEPENFISHNPHFVISALTRYTNWDFIGMVCEYGIEYEERKHGQLFTLNGAKEILAMLLSECDKTGLVEIKTSCEVKAVNAVDDQGFQVATSLGYFEVESVVVASGGLSIPTLGGSGIGYEIAKQFGHYIYPTRAGLVPFTFSDNFKEVTTRLSGNAVEATLSNELNSFTEALLFTHRGLSGPSSLQLSNYWDVGQSFKVDFLPSVDLFDFFKSKKQNQPKVLLRTLLTEHLPKSVVLELQTLIWAEVAETSIGNISDDKLEQIAKRLHGFEVKPSGTEGYRTAEVTLGGVDTTEVSSKTMESKKQKGLFFVGEILDVTGHLGGFNFQWAWSSAHAASEYV; from the coding sequence ATGTCTTCCAAGCAATACGATGTTTTAGTCATAGGTGCAGGTGCGTCAGGTTTAATGACAGCATATATGGCTGCGCAACGTGGTCGTCGTGTTGTCGTGGTTGAAAAAGCCAACAAGGTCGGTAAGAAGATCCTGATGTCTGGTGGTGGCAAATGTAACTTCACCAACCTGTACGTTGAGCCGGAAAATTTCATTTCACATAACCCGCATTTCGTCATTTCAGCCCTGACCCGTTATACCAACTGGGACTTCATTGGCATGGTATGCGAGTATGGAATTGAATATGAAGAACGAAAACATGGTCAACTATTTACCTTAAATGGTGCCAAAGAAATTCTGGCAATGTTGCTGTCTGAATGTGACAAGACCGGTCTGGTTGAGATTAAAACTAGTTGTGAAGTGAAAGCAGTCAATGCGGTAGATGATCAAGGTTTCCAGGTTGCGACGTCTTTAGGATATTTCGAAGTTGAATCAGTCGTCGTGGCTTCTGGGGGGCTATCCATTCCAACACTGGGTGGTTCAGGCATTGGCTATGAGATTGCCAAGCAGTTTGGTCACTATATCTATCCGACCCGTGCCGGTCTGGTTCCTTTCACTTTCTCGGATAATTTTAAAGAAGTGACCACACGTCTCAGTGGTAATGCCGTAGAAGCAACCTTATCCAATGAGCTAAACAGCTTTACTGAAGCGCTACTATTTACCCATCGTGGTCTAAGTGGTCCAAGCTCTTTACAGCTGTCAAATTACTGGGATGTGGGTCAAAGCTTTAAAGTCGATTTCCTGCCAAGTGTGGATCTATTTGATTTCTTCAAATCCAAAAAACAAAACCAGCCGAAGGTCTTGTTACGGACTCTGCTCACCGAGCATTTACCAAAAAGCGTGGTACTGGAATTACAGACTCTGATCTGGGCGGAAGTTGCAGAAACTTCGATTGGCAATATTAGTGATGATAAACTGGAACAGATCGCGAAACGTCTGCACGGCTTTGAAGTGAAACCGTCAGGTACTGAAGGTTACCGTACTGCCGAAGTGACTTTAGGTGGTGTCGATACCACGGAAGTATCTTCTAAGACCATGGAAAGCAAGAAACAGAAAGGTTTATTCTTTGTTGGTGAAATTCTGGATGTGACTGGACATCTGGGCGGGTTTAATTTCCAATGGGCATGGTCATCTGCACATGCCGCATCGGAATATGTTTAA
- a CDS encoding DUF4870 family protein, with protein sequence MANIEQLKQYNLITYILYILGFFVGLTPIVAIIMNYLKRNEMRGTWLESHSDWQIRTFWVSLIGYLVGGLLTTILIGFGILFVVFIWHIYRLAKGLMALNNNEPINPV encoded by the coding sequence ATGGCGAATATCGAACAATTAAAACAATATAATCTGATCACTTATATTCTGTATATTTTGGGCTTCTTTGTGGGTCTGACACCGATTGTTGCCATTATTATGAATTATCTGAAACGCAATGAAATGCGCGGTACGTGGCTGGAAAGTCATAGCGATTGGCAGATTCGAACCTTTTGGGTAAGCCTAATAGGTTATCTGGTTGGTGGCCTATTAACCACGATCCTAATTGGATTTGGGATTCTGTTTGTAGTCTTTATCTGGCACATTTACCGTTTAGCCAAAGGTTTGATGGCTTTAAATAATAATGAGCCAATCAATCCGGTTTAA
- a CDS encoding 1-aminocyclopropane-1-carboxylate deaminase/D-cysteine desulfhydrase produces MFDSIAQQVIDQNLTIHGMQLTIRRLDLVHPQISGNKFFKLKYNFLEAQRLGFNKLLTFGGAYSNHIAATAFAAQQFGFESVGIIRGEELKDKPLNATLKTAQDFGMQLHFVSREDYRRKQQFEFLAELQQQFPDHYVIPEGGTNTFAIQGCQEILKPDDEQFDLICCAVGTGGTITGLIEASQSHQQILGFSALKGSFLNEDVAQLTSKKNWQIIDDYCFGGYAKTTPELIQFIQNFEAEHGIPLEQIYTGKMLMGLTDLIAKGHIPAGSKLLVIHTGGLQGRIPALNTN; encoded by the coding sequence ATGTTTGATTCAATTGCCCAGCAAGTCATCGACCAGAACCTGACTATACACGGCATGCAACTGACCATCCGCCGATTAGATCTGGTGCATCCGCAGATTTCAGGCAATAAATTCTTTAAGCTGAAATATAATTTTCTGGAAGCGCAACGACTCGGCTTTAACAAGTTGCTGACTTTTGGTGGGGCTTATTCCAATCATATTGCAGCAACAGCATTTGCAGCACAGCAATTTGGTTTTGAAAGTGTCGGCATTATTCGTGGTGAAGAACTCAAAGATAAACCTTTAAATGCAACATTAAAGACGGCACAAGACTTTGGCATGCAGCTGCATTTTGTTAGCCGAGAAGATTATCGACGTAAACAACAATTCGAATTTTTGGCAGAATTGCAGCAACAATTTCCAGATCATTATGTGATTCCTGAAGGCGGCACCAATACGTTTGCCATCCAAGGCTGTCAGGAAATTTTAAAGCCAGATGATGAACAATTTGATCTGATCTGCTGTGCCGTCGGTACTGGAGGAACAATTACAGGATTAATTGAAGCCAGTCAGAGTCATCAGCAAATTTTAGGCTTTTCTGCTTTAAAAGGTTCATTCTTAAATGAAGATGTTGCCCAGCTAACCAGCAAGAAGAACTGGCAAATTATCGATGACTATTGTTTTGGTGGTTATGCCAAGACTACACCTGAACTGATTCAGTTTATTCAGAATTTCGAAGCTGAACATGGTATTCCACTGGAACAGATTTATACCGGGAAAATGCTGATGGGTTTAACCGATCTGATTGCAAAAGGCCACATCCCTGCTGGCTCGAAGTTATTGGTCATTCATACCGGTGGCTTGCAAGGCAGAATCCCTGCGCTCAATACGAATTAA
- a CDS encoding NF038215 family lipoprotein, translating to MKNLSYAVLALLLFSLAGCDNDKMNKPKTEVRTMIIGGMPVHDHDYHLPKPQLIAQEVQ from the coding sequence ATGAAAAACCTATCCTATGCTGTGCTCGCGTTATTATTATTCAGTCTTGCAGGCTGTGATAATGACAAAATGAATAAACCAAAAACTGAAGTCAGAACCATGATCATTGGGGGGATGCCAGTGCATGATCATGACTATCATTTGCCTAAACCGCAATTGATCGCCCAAGAGGTGCAGTAA
- a CDS encoding LysE family translocator — protein sequence MESFWILGSIAFALMLGAMSPGPTSIYVAKNSIAISRKHGLFTALGTGTGAAVFGLLAVLGLQAFLLAVPSAYLALKICGGIYLLWLAFKIIKHAKEPIESDENSNTQMSLRRAYTTGLITQLSNPKIAIVLASIFTALLPKEIPTYFYVVLPILCFFIDAGWCSLVAVALSAEKPRRIYLKFKAGFDRAAGAVMTVLGLKLIFGMK from the coding sequence GTGGAATCATTCTGGATTTTGGGCTCGATTGCCTTTGCATTAATGTTAGGCGCAATGAGTCCTGGGCCGACATCCATTTATGTGGCAAAAAATTCAATTGCTATTTCGCGTAAGCATGGCCTGTTTACGGCTTTAGGTACCGGTACCGGTGCGGCTGTTTTTGGCCTGCTCGCAGTGCTTGGCTTACAGGCATTCTTGCTGGCGGTGCCATCTGCCTATCTGGCTTTAAAAATCTGTGGTGGCATTTATTTACTGTGGCTGGCATTTAAAATTATTAAACATGCCAAAGAACCGATTGAGTCGGATGAAAATAGCAATACTCAGATGTCGTTGCGTCGAGCTTATACGACAGGTTTAATTACTCAGTTATCTAACCCAAAAATTGCGATTGTACTCGCCAGTATTTTCACGGCACTTTTACCGAAAGAAATTCCGACTTATTTCTATGTGGTACTGCCAATCCTGTGTTTCTTTATTGATGCAGGCTGGTGCTCACTGGTGGCTGTTGCATTATCAGCAGAAAAGCCACGTCGAATATATTTGAAGTTTAAAGCTGGTTTTGACCGTGCAGCAGGAGCAGTTATGACGGTACTAGGTTTAAAATTAATCTTTGGTATGAAGTAA
- a CDS encoding ammonium transporter → MQNIDLLFLLLGAVLVLAMHAGFAFLELGTVRHKNQVNALSKILTDFSISAIAYFLVGYYIAYGQHFFHDANTLAADHGYNLMRCFFLLTFAAAIPAIISGGIAERAKMRSQALATLFLVALIYPFFEGMIWNGNFGFQDWLAQAFGASFHDFAGSVVVHAMGGWIALAAVILLGARHGRYKNDGKITAHPPSSIPFLALGSWILIVGWFGFNVMSAQRLDAISGLVAINSLMAMVGGTIAAKVAGKDDPGFLHNGPLAGLVAICAGSDVVHPLGALFIGISAGVIFVKLFTYTQNKLKVDDVLGVWPLHGVCGAFGGIAVGIFGQQWLGGMGGVSFIAQLFGTVLAIIVALAGGFLVYGLLKVLIGIRLSQEEEFTGADLSIHRISANSEENIF, encoded by the coding sequence ATGCAAAATATAGACTTGTTATTTCTCCTTCTCGGTGCAGTTCTAGTGCTTGCCATGCATGCAGGATTTGCATTTTTAGAACTAGGGACAGTTCGACATAAAAATCAGGTGAATGCCTTAAGTAAAATTTTAACTGACTTTTCCATCTCCGCCATCGCTTACTTTTTGGTGGGCTACTATATTGCCTATGGTCAGCATTTTTTCCATGATGCCAATACTTTGGCAGCCGATCATGGTTATAACCTGATGCGCTGTTTCTTCCTGCTGACCTTTGCTGCAGCCATTCCAGCGATTATTTCTGGTGGTATTGCTGAGCGAGCTAAAATGCGCTCACAGGCCTTAGCGACGTTATTTCTGGTTGCCCTGATCTATCCGTTTTTTGAAGGCATGATCTGGAATGGGAACTTTGGTTTTCAGGACTGGTTGGCTCAGGCATTTGGTGCCAGCTTCCATGATTTCGCTGGCTCAGTGGTGGTGCATGCCATGGGCGGCTGGATTGCACTGGCTGCGGTGATTCTGCTCGGTGCACGTCATGGTCGCTATAAAAATGATGGCAAGATTACCGCACATCCTCCTTCATCGATTCCATTCCTGGCTTTAGGTTCATGGATTCTGATTGTCGGCTGGTTTGGTTTTAATGTGATGAGTGCACAGCGTCTTGATGCGATTTCTGGACTGGTGGCGATTAACTCTTTAATGGCAATGGTCGGTGGAACTATTGCAGCCAAAGTCGCTGGTAAAGATGACCCAGGCTTCCTGCATAATGGACCATTAGCGGGTCTGGTGGCGATCTGTGCAGGCTCTGATGTTGTACATCCACTGGGTGCATTATTTATCGGAATTAGTGCTGGCGTAATTTTCGTGAAACTGTTTACCTACACCCAAAATAAACTCAAAGTGGATGATGTACTAGGCGTCTGGCCTTTGCATGGGGTATGTGGTGCTTTCGGTGGGATTGCTGTGGGTATTTTCGGTCAGCAATGGCTCGGTGGCATGGGTGGAGTGTCATTCATTGCACAGCTATTCGGCACAGTTTTAGCCATTATTGTCGCTCTGGCAGGTGGATTCCTGGTCTATGGCCTGCTGAAAGTATTAATCGGTATTCGCTTGAGTCAGGAAGAAGAATTTACCGGTGCGGATTTATCTATTCACCGGATCTCGGCTAATTCCGAAGAAAATATTTTTTAA
- a CDS encoding MBL fold metallo-hydrolase, with product MKTLKPLFLTLALSTIALTSHAIEPTTIATQKQVAGYYHHQIGNTQITALLDGTNYLNPSMFKGLSDTEKSEILKKYAAVNDKGIQTSVNAFLINTGKQLLMVDSGAASCFGEHLGSIYNNLKASGYQPTQVNDIFLTHLHPDHVCGISNNGVANYPNATLHISKTEYDYWLSPNTVKKLPKDKQEGFLGTVEKIKAALAPYEKAKKVKVFSDKSLAFGGVEFKPSFGHTPGHYSFKLKADGQEVVFVGDIVHSHTLQFDKPETAIEFDVDPQTAVQTRLKHFAEYAKQGQTIAAPHLPFPGIGHIYSKDGKSYQWIPVHFKD from the coding sequence ATGAAAACTTTAAAACCCCTATTCCTCACACTCGCTCTAAGCACCATAGCCCTCACGTCCCACGCAATTGAACCAACAACCATCGCAACTCAAAAACAAGTCGCTGGCTATTACCATCACCAAATCGGTAATACCCAAATCACAGCCCTGCTTGATGGAACAAACTATTTAAATCCATCCATGTTTAAAGGCTTAAGTGACACTGAAAAATCTGAGATTCTAAAAAAATACGCTGCTGTAAATGACAAAGGCATTCAAACCTCAGTCAACGCCTTTTTAATCAATACAGGCAAGCAACTGCTCATGGTCGATAGCGGTGCAGCAAGCTGCTTTGGCGAACATTTAGGTTCAATTTATAACAATCTTAAAGCTTCAGGTTATCAGCCTACGCAAGTGAATGACATTTTCCTGACGCACTTACACCCTGACCATGTCTGCGGTATTTCAAACAATGGCGTAGCGAATTATCCAAATGCGACTTTGCATATTTCCAAAACCGAATATGACTACTGGCTGAGTCCAAATACTGTTAAGAAACTACCGAAAGACAAACAGGAAGGTTTCTTAGGCACAGTAGAGAAAATTAAAGCTGCACTCGCTCCTTATGAAAAAGCTAAAAAAGTGAAAGTCTTCTCAGATAAATCTTTAGCATTTGGTGGCGTCGAATTTAAGCCATCCTTTGGTCATACCCCAGGACATTACAGCTTTAAACTCAAAGCCGATGGTCAAGAAGTGGTATTTGTGGGTGACATCGTACATTCGCATACCTTGCAATTCGACAAACCTGAAACAGCAATAGAATTCGATGTGGACCCTCAAACTGCGGTACAAACCCGTTTGAAGCATTTTGCTGAATATGCGAAGCAAGGTCAGACCATTGCAGCGCCACATTTACCATTCCCGGGAATCGGTCATATTTACTCAAAAGATGGAAAGAGCTATCAGTGGATTCCGGTACATTTTAAAGATTAA